From the genome of Tenrec ecaudatus isolate mTenEca1 chromosome 1, mTenEca1.hap1, whole genome shotgun sequence:
GGGTCAGTCTTACCATATCTTCACCTAGTAATCCCTGCTTATTCTTCAGTCTCAAGAAAAATGTccctcggtgtaagatatgaaaataataacaatatatagtttttcaagggttcacaagggtgggaggctgggggagaggggaaaaaaagaggagctgataccaagggctcaagtaggaaaaaaggttttgaaaatgataatggcaaaatatgtacacatgtgcttgataaaattgatgtatggattattataagacctggaagagcccccaataaaatgatctataaaaataaaaatagaaaaaaaatttaaattaaaaaaataaaaatagaattctgtatggtttataatcaggaaaggagtgagtaagaattgtatcctttcactatacttattcaacctgtatgctgagcaaataatcagagacgctAGCTTATAAAaagaagagtgtgacatcaggattggaggaaggattattttttaaaacattttattagggactcatacaactcttatcacagtccatacatacatcaattgtggaaagcacatctgtacattcattgccctcatcataggaggaaggattattaacaatctgacacaaccttgcttgctgaaactgaggcaGACTGAAAGCGCtgaaggattgaagccttcaggaTGGTTTGCAACTCCATGTaacgaagaccaaaatcctcacaactggaccaatagacaacataatgataaatgatgGAGAAAATAGTGACAttgtcaagcattttgtcttatgtggatccacaatcaatgctcatggaagcaacagtcaagagatcaagcaatgcattgcattgggtacttACTGCTGCACGAGACCACTTTAGCATGTTGGAAAGCATggtggttactttgaggactcaggtgcacctgacccaagccatgatatgctcaattgccttgtatgcatgtgaaagctgaacattgaataaagaagaccaaagaagaatcgatgcatttgaattaccatATGGTGCTGccgaagaatattgaacgtaacatggactgccaaaagaacaagcaaatttgtcttggaagatgttcagttggaatgcaccttagaagcagcaacggggagactttgtctcatgtactttggaagtGTTATCGGGGAAGACCGCtccctggaaaaggtcatcatgGAGGTgcagaagaaaagaggaaaggcgggctgacacaatgactgcaacaacaattgtgaggatagctcaggaccaggcaatattttGTTCGGTTGTACACAGGTCAATATGAGGTGGAATCGACTCACCAGCATCTACCAACAACACGTGAACGATCTAGATTGGGGCAGTACGTTTTACACCAATGACCACTAAGTtttctgaatgctccttagaagggatgaTGACAAGACTGCAtggcatgtactttggacatgttctcagggggactagtctctggaggactttgtgcttggtaaaatagagggccagAAAatacaaggaaggccctcaaggagatagatcgacacaatggctgcaactatagactgaagcaaaggaaggagtgtgaggatggtgcggtgctggggggggggggtgtctttcattctgttgtacactgtGTTACTAGGACTCAGAAGCAACCCAATAAGACCTAACATCAACAGTTTTCTAATTTCATGTAATTCCTCTGGGAGACATTCCCAGCCATTATTTCTCCATGTGTCTCTCAACTAGCTAGTGGACCTCTTGTATTGTCCTATAACATTCTTTCTTTCGTATTTTACGAGCAATCGTTAAGCATCCGCCTTCAAACAAACGCGACAAGAGACACAAAAGAGGTTTGCACACCTCCCTCGCCTCCTTGCAGTTTAATTTCTCTCAAGTGTCTGGGTTTCCCCAATAAGCTCATAAGCATCATGAATTAATAGACCATGTCCTCATGCCTCCTCCCCACTAACACCCAGAATTCAGTGGCTCAAAGATTTGGGGGAGCAAAGGTTGGAAGGCAGGATCTAGTTCTTGCTTTACTATTTATAGACCGGGCGCTGGAGTGAGAGTCACTGGTTCTCGATTTCCTCCTCTGGGGAAAAGGGCGACCCTCCGTATGCAACTGTTGTGAAAAGTACAGCCATGTGGATCCATTCGCCTTGCAGTTTGTCCCAGCAGCAGGTCTCTAGAGAAGAGCGGCCGCGCGCGTCCAGCAGGGGGCAGCAGCGCGCGGCCACTCTGCCCGCCGCGCGTGACGTCACTCCGGCCGCGCCGCCTCGTGACCGCGAGCGTGACCGTGACCGTGAGCGTGACCGCGGGCGGCGCGGGGGCCGCGCCATGGGTGCGGAAGACTGCGGGAGCGGGTCGGCGCTGCGGGATCTGGTGCGTGAGGCCGAGAGCAGCCTGCTCGAGTGCAAGGTGTGCTTTGAGCGGTTCGGCCATGGCCACCAGCGGCGCCCGCGCAACCTGCCCTGCGGCCACGTGGTCTGCCTGGCCTGCGTGGCCGCCCTGGCGCACCCGCGGACGCTGGCCCTCGAGTGTCCCTTCTGCCGGCGAGCCTGCCGGGGCTGCGACACCAGCGACTGCCTGCCTGTGCTGCACCTCCTGGAGCTCCTGGGCCCCGCGCTTCGCCAGGCGCCGGCCGCCCCCCGCGCCGTTCCCTGCGCCCCCGGACCCCTCGCCTGCCGCCACGCCTTCGGCGGCTGGGGGACGCTGGTCAACCCCACCGGACTGGCGCTGTGCCCCAAGACAGGCCGGGTCGTGGTGGTGCACGACGGCCAGAAGCGGGTCAAGGTTTTTGACTCCGGGGGAGGCTGTGCCTATCAGTTTGGAGCGAAAGGAGAAGCTGCCCATCACATTAGGTACCCACTGGACGTGACGGTCACCAACGACTGCCACGTGGTCGTCAGCGACGCGGGCGACCGCTCCATCAAAGTGTTTGATTTTGAGGGCCGTAGCAAGATTGTCGTTGGGGGCCAGTTCGCCCTACCTTGGGGTGTGGTTACCACGTCCCAAAACGAGCTCCTGGTGACAGATGCTGAGGCAGGGTCCCTGCACCTCCTGGAAGTCGATTTTCCCGAAGGAATCCTCCGGAGAGCGGATAGGATGTGCGCGGATCTGTGCAGTCCCCGAGGGGTGGCTGTGTCTTGGCTCACCGGGGCCATTGCCATCCTCGAACACCCCCTGGCTTCCGGGGGGACCCGAGGGGGCAGCACCAGGGTGAAAGTGTTTAGTGCCACCATGCAGTTCATCAGCCAAGTGGATTCCTTTGGgctgagcctcttctttctttccaacaTAAACGCCTCGGCTGTGACCTTTGATCACCAGGGGAATGTAATTGTCACAGACACCACCAGTCAAGCTGTGCTATGCTTAGGAAAACCCGAGGACTTCCCAGGACTGAAGCCCCTCATCACGCAAGGTCTCTCCCAACCTGTGGCCCTGGCCTACACCCCTGAGAATGCTCTGCTTGTGTTGGACGCTGCAGTGCACTCTGTAAAAGTCTTTAAGGCTGATTGAGGACAAGGGGCGAGGGTTAGCAGAAGGCCAGGTACCGCCACTGAGGAATTGTCTTGTCTTGGGTGAGTCACTTCATCTCACCTCTCCAAAAGGGAACTTTATAACTGCCTAGAAAATTTATAGAGGTTGTGGCAAGTATTAATTAAACAATAATTAAATCTGCCCTATTTTGACTGTGTACTCCAGGAAGGTCTAGTGGATTgctcattggactgctaaacacaaggtgagcggttcgaacccaccagctgctcttc
Proteins encoded in this window:
- the NHLRC1 gene encoding E3 ubiquitin-protein ligase NHLRC1, yielding MGAEDCGSGSALRDLVREAESSLLECKVCFERFGHGHQRRPRNLPCGHVVCLACVAALAHPRTLALECPFCRRACRGCDTSDCLPVLHLLELLGPALRQAPAAPRAVPCAPGPLACRHAFGGWGTLVNPTGLALCPKTGRVVVVHDGQKRVKVFDSGGGCAYQFGAKGEAAHHIRYPLDVTVTNDCHVVVSDAGDRSIKVFDFEGRSKIVVGGQFALPWGVVTTSQNELLVTDAEAGSLHLLEVDFPEGILRRADRMCADLCSPRGVAVSWLTGAIAILEHPLASGGTRGGSTRVKVFSATMQFISQVDSFGLSLFFLSNINASAVTFDHQGNVIVTDTTSQAVLCLGKPEDFPGLKPLITQGLSQPVALAYTPENALLVLDAAVHSVKVFKAD